The proteins below come from a single Sander vitreus isolate 19-12246 chromosome 15, sanVit1, whole genome shotgun sequence genomic window:
- the casc3 gene encoding protein CASC3, protein MADRRRRRRTRRASQDSEDDDESGSGSDSGRSASPTTKPRVRDPEPPEETAAAIRPEPKPVVESECESEDGVGEAVLSDYDSADAEENGSHSEGAEEEEEAEQYSDEEAPAAATSEPKPSVAVAAAAAAADEPAKVEGEEEEEGEVVEEEGEDEEKEAEEGGQSKEDSKAEEKGNIAGERQSGDGQESTDDPETKAGGKPGQKLDDDEDRKNPAYIPRKGLFFEHDVRGHAQEEERPKGRNRKLWKDEGRWEHDRFREEEQAPKSREELIAIYGYDIRNGGGSGDRHYRQQRRPRQSTSPSRDKRWRDGGAERPVRSWQQSAAPNRGGTPPSSNPPSSAPPSSLPLSSSQRSGNPSRQPPSRSRPSHQNQMHPAPQYRNSDSNAPQMHPRERQGPKAQSDPTGDRGVGSRGGGGRGPSVVVEDIAFSHGGVREQDLGVATAAASQSASPRRQQQEQRGGADRSASGLAHSTSDASSPSTIREASPPTERPAMERKSYSLARRTRSRPADLGSKQPSVEESAATGGNNAASPSPGSGGVGGKSWAGAGDGPSQSGVTGGLAEMDQNLARLSLAGQSWSQSPTSYFRSEMKGLPNAMHIPSGPPPFSAMEEMGAGSNRAKRYSSQRQRAVPEPAPPMHLGVMEGHYYEPLSYQGPIYAHGDGPAPIPPQGMLVQPEMHIPHPGLHPHQSGGPIANPPLYGGPPVSLPPGQPQQLLPPPFYPPPGVMTFPYPTMYPTPQGQAQVTYGGVTYYDTMQQQAQPKPSPPRRTSQPVTIKPPPPELHFATE, encoded by the exons ATGGCGGACCGGCGGCGAAGGAGGAGGACGAGGCGCGCGTCCCAGGACAGCGAGGACGACGACGAGTCTGGTTCGGGTTCGGACAGCGGGAGGTCGGCCTCCCCGACGACCAAGCCCCGCGTGAGAGACCCAGAGCCGCCCGAGGAGACAGCAGCAGCGATCCGGCCGGAGCCCAAACCCGTTGTGGAGTCCGAGTGT GAGAGTGAAGACGGTGTAGGAGAAG ctgtccTCTCTGACTACGACAGTGCTGACGCAGAGGAAAACGGCTCCCATTCAGAG ggagcggaggaggaagaggaggcagagCAGTACAGCGACGAAGAAGCTCCGGCAGCAGCAACCAGCGAGCCCAAACCCTCTGTCgcagttgctgctgctgctgcagcagccgaCGAACCGGCAAAGgtagagggggaggaagaagaggagggggaggtggtggaggaagagggggaggatGAAGAAAAGGAGGCGGAGGAAGGAGGACAGAGTAAAGAGGACAGCAAGGCCGAGGAGAAGGGAAACATCGCCGGGGAGAGACAGAGCGGCGATGGACAG GAGTCTACGGACGACCCCGAGACGAAGGCGGGGGGGAAACCGGGGCAGAAGCTCGACGACGACGAGGACCGGAAGAACCCGGCCTACATCCCGAGGAAGGGTCTGTTCTTCGAGCACGATGTCCGAGGACACgctcaggaggaggagag ACCGAAAGGTCGGAACAGGAAGTTGTGGAAGGACGAGGGTCGCTGGGAGCACGACCGCTTCAGGGAGGAGGAGCAGGCGCCGAAGAGCCGCGAGGAGCTCATCGCCATCTACGGTTACGACATCAGAAACGGCGGCGGCTCCGGAGACCGACACTACCGGCAGCAGCGCCGGCCGAG ACAGAGTACGTCTCCCAGCAGAGACAAGCGGTGGAGAGACGGAGGTGCAGAGCGGCCGGTCCGATCCTGGCAGCAGAGCGCCGCTCCGAACCGAGGAGGCACTCCGCCTTCATCCAACCCGCCGTCCTCCGCGCCCCCCtcatctctccccctctcctcctcccagcGCAGCGGCAATCCCTCCCGGCAGCCTCCCTCCCGCAGCCGACCCTCCCACCAGAATCAAATGCACCCCGCGCCTCAGTACCGGAACAGCGACTCAAACGCGCCCCAGATGCACCCCAGGGAGCGACAGGGCCCCAAAGCTCAGTCCGACCCCACGGGAGACAGGGGCGTGGGCAGCAGGGGCGGCGGGGGGAGGGGCCCCTCCGTGGTCGTTGAGGATATTGCGTTCAGCCACGGCGGCGTTCGGGAGCAGGACCTAGGTGTTGCGACGGCGGCGGCGTCCCAGTCTGCGTCGCCGAGACGACAGCAGCAGGAGCAACGCGGCGGCGCCGACAGATCTGCGTCCGGATTGGCTCATTCCACCTCGGACGCCTCCTCGCCGTCGACCATTCGGGAGGCCTCTCCTCCCACCGAGCGGCCGGCGATGGAGCGTAAATCGTACTCGCTGGCTCGCAGGACTCGCTCTCGGCCCGCCGACCTGGGCAGCAAGCAGCCATCCGTGGAGGAGTCGGCCGCAACCGGGGGGAACAACGCCGCCTCCCCCTCCCCCGGCAGCGGCGGCGTGGGAGGGAAGAGCTGGGCGGGGGCGGGCGACGGGCCGAGCCAGTCGGGAGTCACGGGAGGGCTGGCGGAGATGGACCAGAACTTGGCTCGACTCAGTCTGGCAGGACAGAGCTGGAGCCAGAGCCCGACGTCCTACTTCCGCTCGGAGATGAAAG GCCTGCCCAACGCCATGCACATCCCCAGCGGCCCGCCTCCCTTCTCCGCCATGGAGGAGATGGGCGCCGGCTCCAATCGAGCCAAGCGCTACTCGTCCCAACGGCAGAGGGCCGTGCCCGAGCCGGCGCCGCCCATGCACCTGGGAGTGATGGAGGGGCACTACTACGAACCCT tgTCGTACCAGGGACCAATCTATGCCCACGGGGACGGCCCCGCCCCCATCCCGCCGCAAGGCATGCTGGTCCAGCCAGAGATGCACATCCCCCACCCCG GTCTCCATCCCCACCAATCGGGCGGCCCCATCGCTAACCCCCCGCTGTACGGCGGCCCGCCTGTTTCGCTGCCGCCGGGCCAGCCGCAGCAGCTGCTGCCGCCGCCTTTCTACCCTCCGCCGGGCGTCATGACCTTCCCTTACCCCACCATGTACCCGACTCCGCAG GGTCAGGCCCAGGTGACCTACGGAGGCGTGACGTACTACGACACGATGCAGCAGCAGGCTCAGCCCAAGCCCTCGCCCCCCCGCCGCACCTCCCAGCCCGTCACCATCAAGCCCCCCCCTCCGGAGTTGCACTTCGCCACAGAGTGA